One window from the genome of Cyclobacterium amurskyense encodes:
- a CDS encoding DUF6807 family protein, translating to MKYQPIAPVVLLLFSAIFLFAEMPTATAQILSFEERDGGLLLLSDGKPRLFYQMETISENGQYPRANYLHPVFDTKGEIVTEDFPKDHLHHRGIFWTWHQLWVDDLRIGDPWISEGVEWEVKKSKTKIHPNNSATIELKVIWKGNKVLKKNIIEENTIITFQSIGSQAYKITFDITLKPLTSGVRIGGSEDAKGYGGFSPRIKLSENAGFFDENGPVTPDNLPVAAGDWINITKNGPDDAGVVIMGEPDKLPSYQGWILRKRNSMQNMAFPGQEPLLLDKKEPLHFRNQLIIHQGMTTQEIINQYRIFRNQANY from the coding sequence ATGAAATACCAACCCATTGCCCCAGTTGTCCTTTTATTATTTTCAGCTATCTTTCTATTTGCAGAAATGCCTACAGCCACGGCCCAAATCCTTTCCTTTGAGGAACGGGATGGAGGATTGCTTTTACTTTCGGATGGAAAGCCCCGACTGTTTTACCAAATGGAAACGATAAGTGAGAATGGACAATATCCAAGAGCAAATTACCTTCACCCTGTGTTTGACACCAAAGGAGAGATAGTCACAGAGGACTTCCCCAAAGACCATTTACACCACCGAGGGATTTTTTGGACATGGCATCAGCTATGGGTGGATGATTTGAGAATTGGTGACCCTTGGATAAGTGAAGGCGTTGAATGGGAAGTAAAGAAAAGTAAAACTAAAATTCATCCCAACAATTCCGCAACCATTGAGCTCAAAGTGATTTGGAAAGGCAATAAGGTATTGAAAAAGAACATTATTGAAGAAAACACAATCATCACTTTCCAATCTATAGGAAGTCAAGCGTATAAAATAACCTTTGATATTACTTTAAAACCATTGACTTCTGGAGTACGAATAGGTGGTTCTGAAGACGCTAAAGGCTACGGAGGATTCTCTCCAAGAATAAAATTATCCGAAAACGCAGGCTTTTTTGATGAAAATGGCCCTGTGACACCTGACAATCTTCCTGTTGCTGCAGGTGATTGGATCAACATCACGAAAAATGGTCCTGATGACGCAGGTGTTGTAATTATGGGTGAACCGGACAAACTTCCCTCCTACCAAGGGTGGATTCTTCGAAAACGAAACAGCATGCAAAACATGGCATTCCCAGGTCAAGAACCCTTATTGTTAGATAAAAAAGAGCCATTGCACTTCAGAAACCAATTGATTATTCATCAAGGAATGACAACTCAAGAAATAATAAATCAATACAGAATATTTAGAAATCAAGCTAATTATTAA
- a CDS encoding outer membrane beta-barrel protein, whose amino-acid sequence MKQCLLLLFFISGISTAFAQFEKGNRYVGGNFGFSINKAESSTTSRSTYLAINLSPNLGYFISDLSVIGINPQVNFYWNKNITSNNEKISSITVSGGIGLFFRRYFPVVDNFYFFLEPKATYNSSFEEESKPRSFGLSLSPGASYKISPKWMVEATLGGLVYHKSYNSSGANQEYDDTRFALDLITANSIGIIYFINQKDQ is encoded by the coding sequence ATGAAACAATGTCTCTTATTGCTCTTTTTTATTTCCGGGATCTCTACTGCTTTTGCGCAATTTGAAAAAGGAAATCGGTATGTTGGGGGGAATTTTGGTTTTTCCATAAATAAGGCAGAGAGTTCAACTACAAGCCGTTCCACCTATCTCGCTATAAACCTTAGTCCAAATTTGGGTTACTTTATTAGTGACTTATCTGTCATAGGTATCAATCCTCAGGTTAATTTTTATTGGAATAAAAACATTACATCAAATAACGAAAAAATCAGTTCTATTACAGTTTCAGGAGGTATAGGCCTGTTTTTTAGAAGATATTTTCCGGTGGTCGATAATTTTTACTTTTTTTTAGAACCCAAAGCCACCTATAATTCATCCTTTGAAGAGGAAAGTAAGCCCAGATCATTTGGATTGTCTTTATCCCCTGGAGCTTCCTATAAAATTAGCCCCAAATGGATGGTAGAAGCTACTTTGGGTGGTCTGGTTTATCATAAGTCATATAATTCTTCAGGAGCAAATCAGGAATATGATGATACACGGTTTGCTTTAGATTTAATTACCGCCAACAGCATAGGAATCATTTATTTTATTAATCAAAAAGACCAATGA
- a CDS encoding TonB-dependent receptor yields the protein MKKFLIFFVCLGFYSMGQEANAQISQGNHSVGLEFEWSDRSVDLPDQEKQQNDFFSLTPSYSYFIKDRLSIIGGGSYYKRRNKRFNQNPNSSGWERKEWDVFVGLRKHIEIRPKLFMIGTYGIRYSYTDYFIESVIANEEWLYSSQQKLNQLALFGNLGLAYFPSEKFSFELIFIESQFFKFNNKSTVSAHNINNYEDKGWVFEVDGFLDQPSLAVRYYF from the coding sequence ATGAAAAAGTTTTTAATCTTTTTTGTTTGCTTAGGGTTTTATTCTATGGGTCAAGAGGCAAATGCCCAGATTTCGCAAGGAAATCATTCTGTGGGCTTGGAATTCGAATGGAGTGATAGATCTGTAGATTTACCTGATCAAGAAAAACAACAGAATGATTTCTTCAGTTTAACACCTAGCTATTCTTATTTTATTAAAGATCGGCTCAGTATCATAGGTGGTGGTAGTTATTATAAAAGGAGAAATAAAAGGTTCAACCAAAATCCCAATTCTTCTGGGTGGGAAAGAAAAGAATGGGATGTTTTTGTGGGATTGAGAAAACACATTGAAATTCGCCCCAAGTTGTTTATGATAGGTACCTATGGGATCAGGTACTCCTATACTGATTATTTTATTGAATCAGTTATTGCCAATGAAGAGTGGTTATACTCTTCACAGCAAAAATTAAATCAACTCGCCCTTTTTGGGAACCTGGGATTGGCTTATTTTCCAAGTGAAAAATTTAGCTTTGAACTAATATTTATAGAAAGTCAATTTTTTAAGTTTAATAATAAGAGTACCGTTAGCGCTCACAATATTAACAACTATGAGGACAAAGGTTGGGTTTTTGAAGTGGATGGTTTTTTGGACCAACCAAGCCTTGCCGTAAGGTATTATTTTTAA
- a CDS encoding DUF1003 domain-containing protein, producing the protein MNKSHLSKKEINRGEVVNGNEIRDGIFDFIKSQYPDFSRESNISIGELNKYRRLYLTKLIEQEKGDLAAIDKDVMDAIRNNSILSENLQEDIDTAISLGQRMADKIASFGGSWTFIIAFFSFLTLWIVANIWLLASNTFDPYPFILLNLMLSCIAAIQAPIIMMSQNRQGQKDRQRAELDYKINLKSELEIQLLNEKIDHLLVHQNKKLLEVQEVQIDYLEDLMKELKNSKSGQRK; encoded by the coding sequence ATGAACAAAAGCCATTTATCAAAAAAGGAGATCAATAGAGGGGAAGTTGTCAATGGGAATGAAATCCGAGACGGAATTTTCGACTTTATTAAATCCCAATACCCTGATTTTTCCAGAGAAAGCAATATTTCAATTGGAGAGCTAAATAAATACCGCAGACTGTATTTAACTAAACTTATCGAGCAAGAAAAAGGAGATTTAGCGGCTATTGACAAGGATGTTATGGATGCCATTCGTAACAATTCCATACTTTCTGAAAACTTACAAGAAGACATTGATACTGCTATAAGCTTAGGCCAAAGGATGGCGGATAAAATCGCCTCTTTCGGAGGGAGTTGGACTTTTATTATTGCTTTCTTTTCATTTCTGACTTTGTGGATCGTAGCAAACATTTGGTTGCTTGCCAGTAATACTTTTGACCCCTATCCATTTATATTGTTGAATTTAATGCTTTCCTGTATTGCTGCTATACAGGCGCCGATTATAATGATGAGCCAAAACCGGCAGGGACAAAAAGATAGACAGAGAGCTGAACTTGATTACAAAATCAACCTTAAGTCCGAACTTGAAATTCAGCTGCTGAATGAAAAAATTGATCATCTATTGGTGCATCAAAATAAAAAACTGCTTGAAGTCCAGGAAGTGCAAATTGATTATTTAGAGGACTTGATGAAGGAATTGAAAAACAGCAAATCAGGTCAAAGGAAATAG